The Chryseobacterium oranimense genome contains the following window.
GAAAAATCCTACTTGTGCAGTTGTTTTAATTGCGGAAAAAAGTAAAATGCAGGTGAATAGTTTATAAGGTATACCAATTTGCTTTTTCATGATCTATATCTTAGTGTTCTATTATGGTTAAATTATTAAATCCATCATCCGGGTTTGCAGGATCCGAGGCATTACTGGTAACCCGAAGTGGAATGGATCCTGAAGTAAGATTTTGATTTAGTCTCACACTTACCTTAGTTCCTGCAGTCAGAGTAAGGGTAACTGTGCTCGATCCTCCAGCCTGTGTTGAGCGTGTAGAATTTGCATCATCGGATGTGCCTGTCATAGACTGACCGAAAGTTTTGTATACGCTGGCAAGAACTGTGCTTGTAGTGGGATTGTAAAATTGGGATTCAACTCTGGAGGCATCAGTAATAACTGCACCGTTAAAATTGAATGTTAATAAAAAAGTATAGGTTCCGTCCCGGGGAGCTGTAAATTCACCGGAAATGGGATCGAAACTGTTGCTCATGTCCCGTACTTCACTCCAGTTAATAATAGTTGTAGCAGTAGCTGCTGGTATCGACTGGCTTGAAACTTTACGAAGAACAACTACCGCTTTTTGAGGGGCGATATATGCTTTGTTCCATGCTACGCCGTCAGAAACTTCTATTTTAGCTCCTACGGGCACACTGTTAACGTCGTATCGTGTAGCACCCGCACCTGCTGTTGCCGCCGACATAGTAGTTGTTCCTAAGCCAAGAGCATTTTCACTTCCTGCTGACCTGATATCCAGCTGAACCTGAGGATTCAGAACCCCTGCTCCAATAAACCCGGTTGTTTTATTTACAATAACATCATTGGAAATTTGTGCTGGCGTTAATGTTCCGGAAGCCGGATTATCCTTTGCACCATCTACATGTAGAATTCCTTGCGGACTGTTTGTCCCAATTCCAATTTGTGCATTATAAATATTGATAAGGAAATAAACGGGAAGTATCAATGTTTTGCGTATTTCTTTTCTCATATTCTTAATTTAAAGTAATAATAAATTTAATAGTCTGTTAATCTTATACCTATGAACGATTAGATAGCATACAATACATCATTTTTAATACTTGACAAAATATCATTAATTACGTTAATCTTATGTTTTTTCCGGCACTTTGGTTAAATTTTAAAACTTTGCTTTTGAGGAATCAGGCAAAGCTTAAATATTTCCGGCAAGTAATTAATAATACATTGTACTCTTAAAAAATTATAGCTTTTATAGTTGAGTTTCTTTTGATTAATGTGCTTTTAGAATCTTACTTTATTAATGCAACTATTTAATTCTAGCTAGTGAGAATAAATTTTTGCAAAATTGTTGATTTTATGCAATCAGTCAAACGATATCACGTCGATATATTTCGATGTGCCTGTAGATTTTTTCCTATGGTTAAGATGTAGGGAATTGAGGAGTACTATCAATTGGGATTTTCTTATATAAAGAAATCGGGGGAAAATAGAGATTCTCATACTGTGTGTTTTTTGCAAAGTTATACAATTTCAGTAATATTTTAATTATAAATTACTATAATTCAATAATTTATTTTTCAAAACACATAATAAGGTTGATTTTTTCTTTGCCATTTTGTCATTTTGTATTGCAGATAATCCTGCTTTTTTAGGGTTAAAAGAAAGAACAAAACCCGTCTAAATTCCTTTTTAAGAAAGCAATACTATAAATATTTTAATACATTTGTTTAAAACATATTCTGAATGAATTTCGAGCAGATCAACTTACACCTTGAGGCTTATAAGGAGCATAACCAGATCCTGGATGCCGCCAAATTTCTAATCCACTCTTTTGACCTGGAGCATGAAAACTTTGCCGGCTTTGGATTCCGGGAAGAACTCTCTCCCACTTCTATGCTTTTAACGGCAGAAGGAATATTAGGTGGGCCCCAAACCGTAATGATTCCAAAGAATTTATTTGATTTTGATCTGAATCTCGTCCTGAATATGATTGCCCATGAAATGCTTCATGTACGTCAGAAAGCTCCCGGACAGGTCATCGAAGATAAAAACGAAAGGGAATTCCAGGCTTATTCTGAAATGCTTTTTCATAAAGTATTTCCACGGATTCCCGAATTATCGGACCATTATAAGAAATTCTTCGGAGGCCAGGCACTGGAATATTACAGAAGAATGGGCGAAGGATCCGAACTTCAGAAAAAATATGAAGCAGAAAAATTAGAAGTAGAACATTTAATCCACTCATTACCATGACGATAAAACCGGAAATATCCTGGACAGATTTTGAAAAAATAGACATCCGATGCGGAACAATCATCTCTGTAAACGATTTTGAGAAAGCAAGAAACCCATCTTACCAGCTGGAAATAGATTTCGGGGACCTTGGCATTAAAAAATCTTCAGCACAGATCACTTCCCTTTACGGAAAGGAAGAGCTGATAGGAAAGCAGGTAATGGCCGTGGTGAATTTTCCCAGAAAACAGATCGCCAATTTCTTCAGCGAATGTCTTGTGATGGGAGTTTATGGTGAAGACAAAAAGGATGTTACTCTTTTGACGCCTTCCCTGCCTGTAAAAAACGGTATGCCAGTAGGATAAAAAACATCAACACATATGATACAGCACATTCCACTAGAAAAGATCTTATTTCTTGATATTGAAACAGTTCCGGGCTCAGAATCCTGGGACACACTGCCTGAAGCCGAACAGAAACTCTGGGACAAAAAAACAAGGTTTCAACGAAAAGAAGATGTAACTGCTGAAGAATTCTATGACCGGGCAGGCATCATGGCCGAGTTCGGGAAAATCATCTGCATTACCATCGGAATGGTAGAAAAGAATGAAACTTTAAAAATTAAGAGTTTTTCCGGTCACGATGAGAAAAAACTGCTTCAGGAATTCGGGGAGATCTTCAACAGCCCTAGACTGAATAATGTAATTCTCTGCGCTCACAATGGGAAGGAATTTGATTTTCCATGGATCGCAAGACGGTATCTGATCAATGGAATTCAGCCTCCTGTTCCGTTCCAGATGTTCGGGAAAAAGCCGTGGGAGATTCCACATATTGATACGATGGAGCTCTGGAAATTCGGAGACTATAAAAGTTTTGTTTCCCTTGAATTACTGGCTCATGTGTTCGGGATTCCCACTCCCAAAGATGATATAGACGGCTCAATGGTTTCATCAATCTACTACATAGAAAAAGACTTGCAGCGAATAGTTGACTATTGTGAAAAAGATGTCTTAACTTTGGCAAATGTTTTCCGGCGTATGCGCCAGGAAGATTTGTTGAAAAGGAATATCAATCTAGATTAAAAAATGAAATTTACAGACGATCAAATTGCTGACATTGGTGAGGAAATCATCAAGGTTTTAAAATCCGTTTACGACCCGGAAATCCCGGTTGACATTTACGAATTGGGCCTTATCTATGATGTACAGATCTCCGAAGACGGCGATGTAAAAATTATAATGACCCTTACTACCCCGAACTGTCCGGTTGCAGAATCGCTGCCGCAGGAGGTAAAGGATAAGGTAGGAGATGTAGAAGGCGTAAAAAGTGTAGATTTAGAACTTACTTTCGAGCCAAGCTGGAACAAAGATATGATGAGTGAAGAAGCGAAGTTTGAGCTGGGAATGCTTTAAGTTTTAAAGAAAAACCTAAGGATTGTCCGGATTTAACTTTAGTAACCGCTTATAAAATAAAGGCTTAGATTAAAATCTGAGCCTTTTTTATGAACTGGCCTTTTAATTGATTCTGTATGTCAATAAAATTCCTGTTTTTTCAATACTCCGTCTTTATATGTTTCAGTATATATCAATTTCCCTTTTTTTCTTGTCTCTATTATTGGTTCTCCTGTTTCTTCATTATATTCCTGAGATAATTTATAGAAATTCCATTTTCCTGTGGGTAAACCGTTTTTATATTCGGCTTCCAGATAAGTGTATGAATCTGTAAACTCAGGATATTTTTTTAAATCTATATTATCATTTGGCTTAAATTCCATCCATTTTCCTTCTTTAGTGTGATTTTTCACCATACCCTGTTCTTCTTCATTTTTATAAGAACCGTCATGATCATAATACACAGAAAATTTTCCGGAAGGAAGAATCTGGTATTTATTTAAAGGCTTTAGTTTAAAAGGACTTTCAGTAAATTCATAGTCCTGTAAGGAAATGATATAATTTTTATCTATGTTAAATAAGGTATAGTTGGCAAAACCCATTTCTCCCTGATGATTCAGGTATATTCTCTTCATATCAATAAGATAGTTATTTTTCATTGAAACTAAATAGATCTTTTCAATATAGGGATCGGCGTAACGAACGGTATTAAATACACCAATAAAGTATAATGAGTATTCTCCGTAGCACAGAAAGTCAGTTGCAATTTTGATCCGGTCAAATTTTTCATTAACATTTTTACTGAAAGGCAGGAAAACATTGTATTCTTCGGGAAGCAATAAAAGGTCTTTTTTTATGGCCTTCTCAAATTTTAA
Protein-coding sequences here:
- a CDS encoding tRNA-binding protein — its product is MTIKPEISWTDFEKIDIRCGTIISVNDFEKARNPSYQLEIDFGDLGIKKSSAQITSLYGKEELIGKQVMAVVNFPRKQIANFFSECLVMGVYGEDKKDVTLLTPSLPVKNGMPVG
- a CDS encoding SUF system Fe-S cluster assembly protein, encoding MKFTDDQIADIGEEIIKVLKSVYDPEIPVDIYELGLIYDVQISEDGDVKIIMTLTTPNCPVAESLPQEVKDKVGDVEGVKSVDLELTFEPSWNKDMMSEEAKFELGML
- a CDS encoding 3'-5' exonuclease, which translates into the protein MIQHIPLEKILFLDIETVPGSESWDTLPEAEQKLWDKKTRFQRKEDVTAEEFYDRAGIMAEFGKIICITIGMVEKNETLKIKSFSGHDEKKLLQEFGEIFNSPRLNNVILCAHNGKEFDFPWIARRYLINGIQPPVPFQMFGKKPWEIPHIDTMELWKFGDYKSFVSLELLAHVFGIPTPKDDIDGSMVSSIYYIEKDLQRIVDYCEKDVLTLANVFRRMRQEDLLKRNINLD